A genomic stretch from Bordetella sp. N includes:
- a CDS encoding tripartite tricarboxylate transporter substrate binding protein, which produces MRTNIRSVIFTSALLAALSLGGTAHAAQPVKLVVAFPPGGPADTLARILAKELADELKESVIVENKPGANGAIAITYVMRSPADGSVLFLSSAGAIAINPALYPSLPYKPLEDLTPVSLVVHTPEVLVVAPGNTARSAADFVTASRQRAKPATLASSGIGSMPHMAIELFKQQTKVGFLHVAYKGAAPAIADTIGGHVEAFFGDVSGLMPFIKDKQLVALGVAAPQRLKALPNVPTLGEQGIPNVEASNWYGVFGPKGLTPDLTNKLNTAVQHALKAQSLVDNLATQGVEPTGSTPQGFKELIQRDTEKWAKVVKEGSIKAE; this is translated from the coding sequence ATGAGAACAAATATCCGCAGCGTCATCTTCACAAGCGCGTTGCTGGCCGCGCTATCCCTGGGCGGGACCGCCCATGCCGCGCAACCCGTGAAGCTGGTGGTCGCATTTCCGCCGGGCGGTCCGGCCGACACGCTGGCCCGCATCCTGGCCAAGGAGCTGGCCGACGAACTGAAGGAATCGGTCATCGTCGAGAACAAGCCCGGGGCCAACGGCGCCATCGCCATCACCTACGTGATGCGTAGCCCCGCGGACGGCAGCGTGTTGTTCCTCAGTTCGGCAGGGGCCATCGCGATCAACCCCGCCCTCTACCCCAGCCTGCCCTACAAGCCGCTGGAGGACCTCACGCCTGTCTCGCTGGTGGTGCACACGCCCGAGGTCCTGGTCGTCGCCCCAGGCAATACGGCGCGCTCGGCCGCCGATTTCGTCACGGCATCGCGCCAGCGGGCCAAGCCGGCCACCCTGGCGTCGTCCGGCATAGGCAGCATGCCCCACATGGCCATCGAGTTGTTCAAGCAGCAGACCAAGGTGGGCTTTCTGCACGTCGCGTACAAGGGCGCGGCGCCCGCCATCGCCGACACCATAGGCGGCCACGTCGAAGCCTTCTTCGGCGACGTATCGGGCCTGATGCCTTTCATCAAAGACAAGCAGCTGGTCGCATTGGGCGTCGCGGCGCCACAGCGCCTGAAGGCCTTGCCCAACGTTCCCACGCTGGGCGAACAGGGCATCCCCAACGTCGAAGCCAGCAACTGGTATGGGGTGTTCGGCCCCAAGGGTCTGACGCCTGACCTGACCAACAAGCTGAACACCGCGGTGCAGCACGCATTGAAGGCTCAGTCCCTGGTCGACAACCTCGCAACCCAAGGCGTCGAACCCACGGGATCCACACCGCAAGGCTTCAAGGAGCTGATCCAACGCGATACCGAAAAGTGGGCTAAGGTTGTCAAGGAGGGATCTATCAAGGCGGAATAG
- a CDS encoding LysR substrate-binding domain-containing protein encodes MDPKFLRMFLTLAEELHYGRAAERLFISQPPLTKAIQQMEQKLGVTLFDRNKRSVRLTVAGNVLVEEARRLLTQTELSIRAVQRAERGNAGRIRIGFVAAVLFMDIREVILGLERKMPGLETVWEEMGSSEQIQALAHDRIDIGFAQISSGMSEMMSIPVGRVDLVIALETGHPLARRRKVSLSDLSEDAFIAIPRQSGPSFHDLTIAACMRAGFSPRIVHYAKHLVSVVSLVAMGRGVALVPRSFARAGVPGVVFKQIDGMTVEAEYSAVWSPANTLPLLPRVLALLETERPPGLATA; translated from the coding sequence ATGGATCCCAAGTTCCTGCGCATGTTTCTGACCCTCGCCGAGGAATTGCACTACGGCCGCGCCGCGGAGCGCCTGTTCATTTCGCAGCCGCCACTGACCAAGGCGATCCAGCAGATGGAGCAGAAGCTGGGAGTCACGCTGTTCGACAGGAACAAACGCAGCGTGCGCCTGACCGTTGCCGGCAATGTGCTGGTCGAGGAGGCGCGCCGCCTGTTGACGCAGACGGAGCTGTCCATCCGCGCCGTGCAGCGCGCCGAGCGAGGCAACGCCGGCCGGATACGCATAGGCTTCGTGGCCGCGGTGCTGTTCATGGACATCCGCGAGGTGATTCTCGGCCTGGAGCGGAAGATGCCGGGTCTGGAGACGGTCTGGGAAGAGATGGGATCCTCCGAGCAGATCCAGGCATTGGCGCATGACCGTATCGACATCGGCTTCGCCCAGATTTCGAGCGGGATGAGCGAAATGATGTCCATTCCCGTAGGGCGGGTGGATCTGGTGATCGCGTTGGAGACGGGGCACCCGCTGGCGCGTCGTCGTAAAGTCAGTTTGTCCGATCTGAGCGAAGACGCGTTCATCGCGATTCCGCGGCAGAGCGGGCCCAGTTTCCATGACCTGACCATCGCCGCCTGCATGCGCGCGGGTTTCAGTCCGCGCATCGTCCACTATGCCAAGCATCTGGTGTCGGTGGTCAGCCTGGTGGCGATGGGGCGCGGCGTCGCCCTGGTGCCGCGATCCTTCGCGCGCGCCGGCGTCCCGGGGGTAGTTTTCAAGCAGATCGACGGCATGACGGTGGAGGCGGAATACTCCGCGGTGTGGAGTCCGGCGAATACCTTGCCCCTGCTGCCACGCGTGCTGGCCTTGCTGGAGACCGAGCGGCCGCCCGGACTGGCCACGGCGTAG
- a CDS encoding aldolase has translation MENTIELDKNALVQRAIAQMEKHFGDAPQWSTRQKLALLCRMVYASGHDSGMSGQITVRGTQPNTFYTQQFGIGMDEATAANLLLVDEDLNVLEGEGMANAANRFHLWIYKEKPKVNCIVHTHPFHVVALSMLGVPLEVACMDSAVLYDNCAFLPEWPGIPVGNEEGEMISAALGDKKSILLANHGQLVATHSIEEAYVLAHHIERTARLQLTAMAAGVIQKIDPGMGREARDWILTPKRTQRTFEYYARKVLEKGDGFMETDGAGA, from the coding sequence ATGGAAAACACCATAGAGCTGGACAAGAACGCGCTGGTACAACGTGCCATCGCGCAAATGGAGAAACACTTTGGCGACGCGCCCCAGTGGTCCACGCGGCAGAAGCTGGCGCTGTTGTGCCGCATGGTCTACGCCAGCGGGCACGACTCGGGCATGTCCGGCCAGATCACCGTGCGCGGGACGCAGCCGAATACCTTCTACACCCAGCAGTTCGGCATCGGCATGGACGAAGCCACGGCGGCCAATCTGCTATTGGTGGACGAGGACCTGAACGTGCTGGAAGGCGAGGGCATGGCCAACGCCGCCAATCGCTTTCACCTGTGGATCTACAAGGAAAAGCCCAAGGTCAACTGCATCGTTCACACGCATCCGTTCCATGTGGTGGCCCTGTCCATGCTGGGCGTGCCGCTGGAAGTCGCCTGCATGGACTCGGCGGTTCTCTACGACAACTGTGCGTTCCTGCCTGAATGGCCCGGCATCCCGGTGGGCAACGAGGAAGGCGAAATGATTTCCGCGGCGCTGGGCGACAAGAAATCCATTCTTTTGGCGAATCACGGGCAGTTGGTCGCGACGCATTCGATCGAGGAGGCCTACGTGCTGGCCCACCATATCGAACGCACTGCCCGCCTGCAATTGACCGCCATGGCGGCCGGCGTGATACAGAAGATCGACCCTGGGATGGGACGCGAAGCGCGCGATTGGATACTCACACCCAAGCGCACGCAACGGACCTTCGAGTACTACGCGCGCAAAGTGCTTGAGAAGGGTGATGGCTTCATGGAAACCGACGGCGCGGGGGCTTGA
- a CDS encoding tripartite tricarboxylate transporter substrate binding protein, with product MIQRTLRWLLAIATPLAILMGGPAAAAYPDRPIRLIVTFVPGGGADLLARYLARALSEDMGQPVIVENRPGAGGMIGVEAGRNTKPDGYTLTLISSSYTVNPSLYRMTFDPVADITPIVQVSRGPLLVVANPDFPPNSLTELVAYAKAHPGAINYASSGEGSVIHLATELFARQAGIRMTHIPYKGGGNAQTDLMAGQVQLYFAATASALPHVAAGKMKALAVTTADRIAALPKVPTIAENGLPGYDATLWYGLIGPKNLPADIVEKINASVNRALLTPEAHAKLQADGAEPAGGTAAAFNQAIATGITKWAGIVKDLGIKPE from the coding sequence ATGATCCAGCGCACGCTGCGATGGCTGCTCGCCATCGCCACGCCTTTAGCCATTCTGATGGGCGGCCCGGCCGCGGCGGCATATCCAGACCGACCGATCCGCCTGATCGTGACCTTCGTGCCCGGTGGCGGCGCCGACCTGCTGGCCCGCTATCTGGCCCGCGCGCTGAGCGAAGACATGGGCCAGCCCGTCATCGTGGAAAACCGTCCCGGCGCGGGCGGCATGATCGGGGTGGAAGCGGGGCGCAATACCAAGCCGGATGGCTATACCCTGACCCTGATTTCATCAAGCTATACGGTCAATCCCAGCCTGTACCGCATGACCTTCGATCCCGTGGCGGACATCACCCCCATCGTGCAGGTATCGCGGGGGCCGCTGCTGGTCGTCGCCAATCCGGATTTCCCACCCAATTCGCTGACGGAACTGGTCGCCTACGCCAAGGCGCATCCCGGCGCCATCAACTACGCGTCGTCAGGGGAAGGCAGCGTGATTCACCTGGCCACCGAGCTATTCGCCCGCCAGGCCGGCATACGCATGACGCACATTCCCTACAAGGGCGGCGGCAACGCTCAGACCGACCTGATGGCCGGCCAGGTGCAGCTCTATTTCGCCGCCACGGCGAGCGCCCTGCCGCATGTGGCGGCCGGCAAGATGAAGGCCCTGGCCGTGACGACCGCCGATCGCATCGCCGCCCTGCCCAAGGTTCCCACCATCGCCGAGAACGGCCTGCCCGGCTATGACGCGACACTGTGGTACGGCCTGATCGGTCCGAAGAACCTGCCCGCGGACATCGTCGAAAAGATCAATGCGTCCGTCAACCGCGCGCTGCTGACACCCGAGGCTCACGCCAAGCTGCAGGCCGACGGCGCCGAACCGGCTGGCGGCACCGCGGCCGCCTTCAATCAAGCCATCGCCACCGGCATCACCAAATGGGCGGGCATCGTCAAGGATCTGGGCATCAAGCCGGAATGA
- a CDS encoding MFS transporter, translating into MPAHEIPLPAAPQAAFSTRDRLALLAVCLAALMSGLEISSVPVILPILEHTLQGSFAGMQWIMNGYTIACRAVLMATGTLADRYGRKRVFLYSIALFAVSSLLCGLAWTTPLLIAGRVLQGASGGAMLICLVAVLSRQFSHPAMRAKAFSAWGIIFGIGLGFGPLVGGVIVALSGWRWVFWVHVFIAVATWFLAAASVQESRDPHAGRLDVAGTVTLSLAVLGLAYFVTQGADRGFGTVPALAALAVSVLSFCAFLLAERRAAHPMFDFSVFRVRNFSGALLGSAGMNFSFWPMVIYLPIYFQSALGQDAATAGASLLAYTLPTLLFPPLGERLALRYRPGIVIPAGMFVIGLGFLLMRIGSTVDWLTVLPGCLVAGAGLGLTNTPVTNTSTGSVSSARAGMASGIDMSARMISLAMNIAMMGFLLVAGVAHYLRDALPTSLPDAATLALANRIASGNLSDAAAAFPAGLPAAALEATGRAALHHGFGWVMLYGAIAVWLLALASFVVFRHPAVQH; encoded by the coding sequence ATGCCGGCGCACGAAATCCCCCTCCCCGCTGCCCCACAGGCCGCCTTCTCGACACGGGACCGCCTGGCTCTGCTGGCAGTCTGCCTGGCCGCCTTGATGTCCGGCCTGGAGATTTCCAGCGTGCCGGTCATCCTGCCTATCCTGGAGCACACGCTGCAGGGCTCGTTCGCGGGCATGCAGTGGATCATGAACGGCTACACCATCGCCTGCAGGGCGGTGCTGATGGCCACGGGAACGCTGGCCGACCGCTATGGGCGCAAGCGCGTGTTCCTCTACTCGATCGCGCTGTTCGCCGTATCTTCGCTGTTGTGCGGATTGGCGTGGACCACGCCCTTGCTGATCGCGGGCCGCGTGCTACAGGGCGCCAGCGGCGGCGCGATGCTGATCTGCCTGGTGGCCGTGCTGTCGCGCCAGTTCAGCCATCCGGCCATGCGCGCCAAGGCGTTCAGCGCGTGGGGCATCATCTTCGGCATCGGGCTGGGCTTCGGCCCCCTGGTCGGCGGCGTCATCGTCGCCCTGTCAGGCTGGCGCTGGGTATTCTGGGTCCATGTGTTCATCGCCGTGGCGACGTGGTTCCTGGCCGCGGCCAGCGTGCAGGAGTCGCGCGACCCCCACGCCGGCAGGCTGGACGTCGCCGGCACGGTAACCCTGTCCCTGGCGGTGCTCGGACTGGCGTATTTCGTCACCCAGGGCGCGGACCGGGGCTTCGGCACCGTGCCGGCGCTTGCCGCCCTGGCAGTCAGCGTGCTGTCCTTCTGCGCCTTCCTTCTGGCGGAGCGGCGTGCCGCGCACCCCATGTTCGATTTCTCGGTCTTCCGCGTGCGCAACTTCTCGGGTGCGTTGTTGGGGTCCGCGGGCATGAACTTCAGCTTCTGGCCCATGGTCATCTACCTGCCCATCTACTTCCAGAGCGCGCTGGGCCAGGACGCGGCCACCGCCGGCGCGTCGCTGCTGGCCTACACCCTGCCCACCTTGCTGTTCCCGCCCCTGGGGGAACGTCTGGCGCTGCGTTACCGGCCGGGCATCGTCATTCCTGCTGGCATGTTCGTGATCGGCCTGGGCTTTCTGCTGATGCGCATCGGCAGCACGGTGGACTGGCTGACCGTCCTGCCTGGCTGTCTGGTGGCCGGCGCCGGGCTGGGGCTGACCAACACGCCGGTCACCAACACCAGCACCGGTTCCGTGTCCAGCGCGCGCGCCGGCATGGCGTCCGGCATCGACATGAGCGCCCGCATGATTTCCCTGGCGATGAACATCGCGATGATGGGATTCCTGCTGGTCGCCGGTGTCGCGCACTATTTGCGCGACGCTTTGCCCACGTCGCTGCCGGACGCGGCCACCCTGGCACTGGCCAATCGCATCGCGTCGGGCAATCTGTCCGACGCGGCCGCGGCCTTCCCCGCCGGGCTGCCGGCGGCAGCGCTGGAAGCCACCGGGCGCGCGGCGCTGCACCATGGCTTCGGCTGGGTCATGCTGTACGGGGCCATCGCGGTGTGGCTGCTGGCCCTGGCGTCATTCGTGGTGTTCCGGCACCCCGCAGTGCAGCATTAA
- a CDS encoding DMT family transporter, with protein sequence MRRASLLPLLSVLGSVIFLALGTSWAKHTLFPLVGAQGTTAVRVGFSALLLLVLWRPWRWPLSGRDARMVAYYGAALGAMNLCFYMALRTIPFGIAVAIEFSGPLLVALLGSRRAMDFIWVVFAIVGLLLLLPMVNNVSTLDPTGVMFALLAAALWATYIISGKRVEHMHAGHSVSLGLTVAAVVVVPIGAAQAGTALLSPTVLLVGLGVAALSSAIPISLEMVALKRLPKQAFGIMLSMEPAAAALLALLLLDEHLTLTQWLAIALIMAASIGSAVTARRPAIPPAAATLQG encoded by the coding sequence ATGCGCCGCGCCTCGCTGTTACCGCTGTTGTCCGTTCTCGGTTCCGTCATCTTCCTGGCGCTGGGAACGTCCTGGGCCAAGCACACCCTGTTTCCGCTGGTCGGAGCCCAAGGCACCACGGCCGTGCGCGTCGGCTTCTCCGCCTTGCTGCTGCTTGTGCTGTGGCGGCCCTGGCGCTGGCCGCTGAGCGGCAGGGACGCCCGCATGGTGGCCTATTACGGCGCGGCATTGGGGGCCATGAATCTGTGCTTCTACATGGCGCTGCGGACCATTCCCTTCGGTATCGCCGTGGCCATCGAATTCTCCGGCCCGCTGCTGGTGGCCTTGCTTGGCTCGCGCCGCGCCATGGACTTCATCTGGGTGGTGTTCGCCATCGTGGGCCTGCTCCTGCTGCTGCCCATGGTCAACAACGTCAGCACCCTCGATCCGACGGGCGTCATGTTCGCCCTCCTGGCGGCGGCGCTGTGGGCCACGTACATCATCAGCGGCAAGCGCGTGGAGCATATGCACGCGGGCCATTCCGTGTCGCTGGGACTGACCGTGGCCGCGGTGGTGGTGGTGCCGATAGGCGCGGCCCAGGCAGGCACGGCGTTGCTCTCCCCCACGGTGCTGCTGGTGGGCCTGGGCGTGGCGGCCCTGTCCAGCGCCATTCCGATTTCGCTGGAAATGGTGGCTCTGAAACGCCTGCCGAAGCAGGCGTTCGGCATCATGCTGAGCATGGAGCCGGCGGCAGCGGCGCTGCTGGCCCTGCTGCTGCTGGATGAACACCTGACCCTGACCCAATGGCTGGCCATCGCCCTGATCATGGCCGCGTCCATCGGCAGCGCCGTCACGGCGCGCCGCCCCGCCATTCCGCCAGCGGCGGCCACGTTGCAAGGCTGA
- a CDS encoding SMP-30/gluconolactonase/LRE family protein, with the protein MIEAKRYPDPAIRSLDHRFEKYHLLSTAVERLATGCRWTEGPVWFGDGRYLLWSDIPNNRILRWDEISGNVQEYRAPSNHANGNTRDRQGRLISCEHGGRRVTRTEHDGGITVLADRYDGKRLNSPNDVVVKSDGSIWFTDPPFGIVGYYQGEPAPQELPANVYRIDGVTGALTVVAEGINGPNGLAFSPDEKLLYVVESRARPRNIVALRVSDDGLRLSQPEVLIDAGAGTPDGFRVDVDGNLWCGWGMGTEELDGVRVFTPEGEAIGHIALPERCANLCFGGRHRNRLFMASCTSIYSLYVNTQGVAGG; encoded by the coding sequence GTGATTGAAGCCAAACGCTACCCCGATCCCGCCATCCGCTCGCTGGATCACCGCTTCGAAAAATACCATCTGCTGTCTACCGCCGTGGAGCGCCTGGCGACCGGATGCCGCTGGACCGAAGGCCCGGTCTGGTTCGGCGATGGGCGCTACCTGCTGTGGAGCGACATCCCCAATAACCGCATCCTGCGCTGGGACGAGATCAGCGGCAACGTGCAGGAATATCGCGCGCCCTCCAATCACGCCAACGGCAACACCCGCGACCGGCAAGGGCGGCTCATCAGCTGTGAACATGGCGGACGCCGCGTCACACGCACGGAACATGATGGCGGCATCACGGTGCTGGCCGACCGCTACGACGGCAAACGCCTGAACTCGCCGAACGATGTCGTCGTCAAATCGGATGGCTCGATCTGGTTCACCGATCCGCCCTTCGGCATCGTCGGCTACTACCAGGGCGAGCCGGCGCCGCAGGAACTGCCCGCCAACGTCTATCGCATAGACGGGGTGACGGGCGCGCTGACCGTGGTGGCTGAAGGTATCAACGGGCCGAACGGCCTGGCGTTCTCCCCGGACGAGAAACTGCTGTACGTCGTCGAATCGCGGGCACGGCCACGCAATATCGTGGCGCTGCGCGTCAGTGATGACGGCTTGCGCCTGTCGCAACCTGAAGTCCTCATCGACGCGGGCGCCGGCACGCCGGACGGATTCCGTGTCGACGTGGACGGCAATCTGTGGTGCGGCTGGGGAATGGGTACCGAAGAACTCGACGGCGTGCGGGTCTTCACGCCCGAAGGTGAGGCGATCGGCCATATCGCCTTGCCGGAGCGTTGCGCCAACCTCTGCTTCGGCGGGCGCCATCGCAACCGGCTGTTCATGGCCTCCTGCACGTCCATCTACTCGCTGTATGTGAACACCCAGGGAGTCGCCGGCGGTTGA
- a CDS encoding LysR substrate-binding domain-containing protein: MIDKLDGVTTFVQVVEAGGFAAAAERLDLTRSAVGKAIARLEARLGVRLIQRNTRNQALTAEGLAYYERCVRALAELDAGEADLDSGRMAPSGRLRVSMPEAFGQLCVAPVLLALTRRHPQLHVDMSFSDRYVDLIEEGFDLAIRIGTLEDSSTLAARRLGTQYTGIGAAPDYLARHGTPRDVDDLDGHVRIAYSHGGATAAWTLLDAAGRSRRVDVPTQISMDDIQAIANAAADGLGLAWLPSWLLAHYVRRGTLVQVLEHTTIRPQEVYAVWPQARHLRCKTRSAIDALAEEIPKLMGNG; encoded by the coding sequence ATGATCGACAAACTGGACGGCGTCACCACCTTCGTGCAGGTCGTCGAGGCCGGTGGCTTCGCGGCCGCCGCTGAACGGCTGGACCTGACCCGGTCGGCGGTCGGCAAGGCCATTGCCCGCCTGGAAGCCCGTTTGGGCGTGCGCTTGATCCAGCGCAACACCCGCAACCAGGCGCTGACCGCCGAGGGCCTGGCCTATTACGAACGCTGCGTGCGCGCGCTGGCCGAGCTGGACGCGGGCGAGGCCGATCTGGACAGTGGCCGCATGGCACCCAGCGGCCGCCTGCGCGTCAGCATGCCGGAGGCCTTCGGCCAGCTTTGCGTGGCGCCGGTGCTGCTGGCGCTGACGCGCCGGCATCCGCAATTGCACGTCGACATGTCGTTCAGCGATCGCTACGTGGACCTGATCGAGGAAGGCTTCGACCTGGCCATCCGTATCGGCACGCTGGAAGACAGCAGCACGCTGGCGGCACGGCGCCTGGGTACGCAGTACACGGGCATAGGCGCCGCGCCGGACTACCTGGCGCGCCACGGCACGCCCCGCGATGTCGACGATCTTGACGGGCATGTCCGCATTGCCTATTCGCACGGTGGCGCCACCGCGGCGTGGACCCTGCTCGACGCCGCGGGCCGGTCGCGCCGCGTGGACGTTCCCACGCAAATCAGCATGGACGACATCCAGGCCATCGCCAATGCGGCGGCCGATGGCCTGGGCCTGGCCTGGCTGCCCAGCTGGCTGCTGGCGCATTACGTCCGGCGTGGCACCCTGGTGCAGGTGCTGGAGCACACCACCATCCGGCCGCAGGAGGTCTATGCCGTCTGGCCCCAGGCCCGCCACCTGCGTTGCAAGACGCGCTCGGCCATCGATGCGCTGGCCGAGGAGATCCCGAAGCTGATGGGGAACGGGTAA
- a CDS encoding TspO/MBR family protein, which yields MASFSTRRQVIGLVGWLAPGFITAALGAIASVQAAAFYAQLVQPTWAPPAGVFGPAWTTLYILMSLAAWWVWRAGGWRLHGGVLRLYVIQLAVNALWSWLFFAWHLGAWAFVNICVLWLLIVATLIGFWRVRALAGLLLVPYLAWVSFATALCYRVWRDNPGLLG from the coding sequence ATGGCATCCTTTTCAACCCGGCGCCAGGTCATCGGCCTGGTCGGCTGGCTGGCACCAGGTTTCATCACCGCCGCGCTGGGCGCGATTGCGTCGGTGCAGGCCGCGGCGTTCTACGCTCAACTGGTCCAGCCCACCTGGGCCCCCCCGGCGGGTGTCTTCGGTCCCGCATGGACCACGCTCTATATCTTGATGAGCCTGGCGGCATGGTGGGTGTGGCGCGCGGGAGGCTGGCGTCTGCATGGCGGTGTGCTGCGCCTGTACGTGATCCAGCTGGCCGTGAATGCTCTGTGGAGCTGGCTGTTCTTCGCCTGGCACCTTGGCGCATGGGCCTTCGTGAACATCTGCGTGCTGTGGCTGCTTATCGTGGCCACGCTGATAGGCTTCTGGCGCGTGCGCGCGCTGGCGGGCCTGCTGCTCGTGCCTTACCTGGCGTGGGTAAGCTTCGCTACTGCCTTGTGCTATCGCGTGTGGCGCGACAATCCCGGCTTGCTCGGTTGA
- a CDS encoding SDR family NAD(P)-dependent oxidoreductase produces MKGRLEGKVAIVTGAGCVGPGWGNGRAVAVRFAQEGAKVLAVDINADSMTETLALAQGAAGELRTWTADATRDADVRAMVQACLDQFGRIDILVNNVGGSRKGGPVDLSEEDWDAQLDFNLKSVFLACKHVIPVMQGQGGGAIVNTASTSGTRWTGAAQVGYASSKAGVIQFSRVVAVEYAKHCIRVNTVVPGQMHTPMVEARLAKQRAGGDIETLLQQRQARIPLGFMGDGTDTANAALFLASDEARFITGTEIVVDGGMSVRCD; encoded by the coding sequence ATGAAAGGAAGACTGGAAGGTAAAGTCGCGATCGTTACCGGCGCGGGTTGCGTCGGCCCGGGATGGGGCAATGGCCGGGCGGTGGCGGTGCGCTTCGCGCAAGAAGGCGCCAAGGTGCTGGCCGTCGACATCAATGCCGACTCCATGACGGAGACGCTGGCCCTGGCCCAGGGCGCCGCAGGAGAACTACGCACCTGGACGGCCGACGCCACCCGCGACGCCGACGTGCGCGCCATGGTGCAAGCCTGCCTGGACCAGTTCGGCCGCATCGACATCCTCGTCAACAACGTGGGCGGGTCGCGCAAGGGCGGCCCCGTGGACCTGTCCGAGGAAGACTGGGACGCACAACTGGACTTCAATCTGAAGAGCGTCTTCCTGGCCTGCAAGCACGTCATTCCCGTCATGCAGGGGCAAGGCGGCGGCGCCATCGTCAACACGGCTTCGACGTCCGGCACCCGCTGGACCGGCGCGGCGCAGGTCGGCTACGCCTCTTCGAAAGCCGGCGTCATCCAGTTTTCGCGTGTCGTGGCCGTCGAGTACGCCAAGCACTGCATCCGGGTCAATACCGTGGTCCCCGGACAAATGCACACGCCCATGGTGGAGGCGCGACTGGCCAAGCAGCGCGCCGGTGGCGATATCGAGACCCTGCTGCAGCAACGCCAGGCGCGCATCCCGCTGGGCTTCATGGGCGACGGCACCGACACCGCGAACGCCGCGCTCTTCCTGGCGTCGGACGAGGCCCGCTTCATCACCGGCACCGAAATCGTCGTGGATGGCGGCATGAGCGTGCGCTGTGATTGA
- a CDS encoding tripartite tricarboxylate transporter substrate binding protein, producing MIRGLLARSIAAASLLCMSISAASAAVYPEKPLHVVLGFPPGGGADAVTRLISEGLALELKQPVIVENRPGAGGVIASDYVGRATPDGYTLLVGPASQVIGPNFYKMAVDPVTGFEPISQMVSALIVLAATNNGAGASWQDFRARVKANPRDGVIASSGVGTVFHLSGVLLSRAADIPLQHVPYKGGGPAVVDLIAGQVPIMIDTYFTFKPFLQSGKVKVWATLGKSRSPLLPDVPTLAELGYPDVVADNWYGLFAPKGTPPAVVDRLAQAVQRVLADPASRKRLEEQGAVPIGSDPAAFKAFVQAERGKWADVVRKNDIRAD from the coding sequence ATGATTCGTGGATTGCTCGCGCGCTCGATCGCAGCGGCGTCATTGCTGTGCATGAGTATTTCAGCGGCCTCGGCGGCTGTCTACCCGGAAAAGCCTCTACATGTGGTCCTTGGCTTTCCGCCCGGCGGCGGGGCGGACGCCGTGACGCGGTTGATCAGCGAAGGCCTGGCGCTGGAACTCAAGCAGCCCGTCATCGTTGAAAACCGCCCGGGAGCGGGCGGTGTGATCGCCTCGGATTATGTCGGCCGGGCCACGCCCGACGGCTACACCCTGCTGGTCGGTCCGGCCAGCCAGGTGATCGGCCCCAACTTCTACAAGATGGCGGTCGACCCCGTGACCGGCTTCGAGCCGATCTCGCAGATGGTCAGCGCCTTGATCGTGCTGGCCGCGACCAACAATGGCGCCGGGGCGTCCTGGCAGGATTTCCGTGCTCGGGTCAAGGCGAATCCGCGGGACGGTGTGATCGCCAGTTCGGGCGTCGGCACGGTATTCCACCTGTCGGGCGTGCTGCTTTCCCGTGCTGCCGACATTCCGCTGCAGCATGTGCCCTACAAAGGCGGCGGCCCCGCCGTGGTCGATCTGATCGCTGGCCAGGTGCCCATCATGATCGACACCTATTTCACCTTCAAGCCCTTTCTTCAAAGCGGCAAAGTCAAAGTGTGGGCGACCCTGGGCAAGTCCCGGTCGCCGCTGCTGCCCGATGTACCGACCCTGGCTGAACTCGGCTATCCCGACGTCGTCGCCGACAACTGGTATGGCCTGTTCGCGCCCAAGGGCACGCCTCCCGCGGTGGTCGACCGCCTGGCGCAGGCGGTACAGCGGGTGTTGGCGGACCCGGCCAGCCGGAAGCGCCTGGAAGAACAGGGCGCGGTGCCGATCGGCAGCGATCCGGCCGCGTTCAAGGCCTTCGTGCAGGCTGAGCGCGGAAAGTGGGCCGACGTCGTCCGCAAGAATGACATCAGGGCAGATTGA